Proteins encoded together in one Oscillatoria salina IIICB1 window:
- a CDS encoding sulfite oxidase-like oxidoreductase, with protein MLGKFFQKPDPEYSDRVPPGQYLTKGFPVLTYGTVPRISTDEWKLRIWGLVQPKTFSWAEIMNMPQSEFTKDFHCVTRWSKLDVKWRGIKVTDFMKNVELDSKATHVLQHCYGGYTTNLTREEFIREDNFFAHTLFDEPLPAEHGGPMRTVVPHLYAWKSAKWIEGLEFLDREELGFWERNGYHRRGEPWAEERYSF; from the coding sequence ATGCTAGGTAAATTTTTTCAGAAGCCAGACCCAGAATACAGCGATCGCGTTCCTCCCGGTCAATATTTAACTAAAGGTTTTCCTGTGCTTACCTATGGTACAGTTCCCCGAATTAGCACTGATGAATGGAAATTACGAATCTGGGGTTTAGTTCAACCAAAAACTTTCAGTTGGGCAGAAATTATGAATATGCCCCAAAGTGAGTTTACTAAAGATTTTCACTGTGTAACTCGCTGGTCGAAACTTGATGTTAAATGGAGGGGAATTAAAGTAACTGATTTCATGAAAAATGTTGAGCTTGACTCCAAAGCAACTCACGTTTTACAACATTGCTACGGTGGCTATACTACTAATTTAACCCGAGAAGAATTCATTAGAGAAGATAACTTTTTTGCTCATACTTTATTTGACGAACCTTTACCAGCAGAACATGGCGGTCCTATGCGAACAGTAGTCCCTCATTTATATGCTTGGAAAAGTGCTAAATGGATCGAGGGTTTAGAGTTTCTCGACCGCGAGGAGTTAGGTTTTTGGGAACGCAATGGCTATCATCGACGTGGCGAACCTTGGGCTGAAGAACGCTATAGTTTTTAA
- a CDS encoding ABC transporter permease: MADTLTVFWGEWLDLRVRLVQIAATGLVSPIVYIIGFGLGLGSALDRAIEPVAGDTYLEFILPGMVALSSMTISFAGTTFSICGERLYAKTFEELLLLPVHPLALHLGKMFAGILRGLMTAGSVILVAILFTGKIGSFLNPLFLLLLVLNCAVFAGLGILIGLQVKSLESVGLYNNFLIVPMSFLGATFFDPATLPVVLKVIVYCLPLTYTSVGLRAAAYLPLSEFPWYSIPILFAAAIALSLAGAYQFSHQQD; encoded by the coding sequence GTGGCAGACACCCTGACGGTTTTCTGGGGAGAGTGGTTAGATTTGCGAGTGCGACTGGTACAGATTGCTGCTACTGGCTTGGTTTCTCCGATCGTTTATATTATTGGTTTTGGTTTGGGTTTGGGTAGTGCGCTCGATCGCGCGATCGAGCCTGTAGCGGGAGATACCTATTTAGAGTTTATCTTACCGGGGATGGTCGCGTTATCTTCGATGACGATTAGCTTTGCGGGAACAACTTTTTCTATTTGCGGGGAAAGGTTGTACGCGAAAACGTTTGAAGAGTTATTGTTGTTACCAGTACATCCGTTAGCGCTACACTTAGGTAAAATGTTTGCCGGAATCCTCAGGGGTTTAATGACTGCGGGTTCGGTGATTTTAGTAGCAATTTTATTTACTGGTAAAATTGGCAGTTTTCTCAATCCCTTATTTTTGCTGTTGCTGGTGTTAAATTGTGCAGTTTTCGCTGGTTTGGGGATACTTATCGGCTTGCAAGTAAAGTCTTTGGAAAGTGTAGGCTTGTATAATAATTTCCTAATTGTACCTATGTCTTTTTTAGGGGCAACATTCTTCGATCCAGCAACTCTACCAGTGGTTTTGAAGGTAATTGTTTATTGCTTACCCTTAACTTATACTAGCGTTGGCTTGCGAGCGGCGGCATATTTACCCTTATCAGAATTTCCCTGGTATTCAATCCCGATTTTATTCGCTGCGGCGATCGCTCTTTCCCTTGCTGGTGCTTATCAATTTTCTCACCAACAAGATTAG
- a CDS encoding acyl-CoA thioesterase, producing MTLINQKQEWYEYPIKVQPHHTDYAGVVWHGAYLTWMEEARVECLHSIGIDFADLVALGCNLPVVELSLRYHLPLQLGTIALVRTRMGKMEGVRIHWDYQIQSRDRQQLYLTGRVTLVAVDREKGKIMRQLPSVVKNALVKLSL from the coding sequence ATGACTTTAATTAATCAGAAACAAGAATGGTATGAATATCCGATCAAGGTACAACCTCACCACACTGATTATGCAGGAGTAGTTTGGCATGGTGCTTATCTTACTTGGATGGAAGAAGCGCGAGTAGAATGTTTGCATTCGATCGGTATTGACTTTGCCGATCTTGTCGCTTTGGGTTGCAATTTACCTGTAGTTGAACTTTCCTTGCGCTATCACCTACCTTTACAACTAGGCACGATCGCTCTTGTCAGGACGCGAATGGGAAAAATGGAAGGTGTGAGAATTCACTGGGACTATCAAATTCAATCGCGCGATCGCCAACAATTATATCTTACTGGACGAGTAACTTTAGTCGCGGTTGACCGAGAGAAAGGCAAAATTATGCGACAATTACCTTCAGTAGTAAAAAATGCTTTGGTGAAACTTTCTCTGTAA
- the rpmF gene encoding 50S ribosomal protein L32 — translation MAVPKKKTSKSKRDKRKANWKRKAALEAQKALSLGKSVLTKRSNSFVYRGEEEESDEE, via the coding sequence ATGGCTGTTCCGAAGAAGAAAACTTCAAAATCTAAACGCGACAAACGCAAAGCTAATTGGAAGCGCAAAGCCGCTTTGGAAGCCCAAAAAGCTTTATCCCTCGGTAAATCTGTCCTTACAAAACGCTCAAACAGCTTTGTCTATAGGGGTGAAGAGGAAGAAAGCGACGAAGAATAA
- the pirA gene encoding arginine synthesis PII-interacting regulator PirA — MNRLSQEMLKKAPSIHRESLRKNLQHRLEVARAKGDDKLVNQLEAEAHYLGLN, encoded by the coding sequence ATGAACAGATTAAGTCAGGAAATGTTGAAAAAAGCTCCATCCATTCACCGGGAGAGCTTACGGAAAAATTTACAACATCGTTTAGAAGTTGCCAGAGCTAAAGGTGACGACAAATTAGTTAATCAACTAGAAGCCGAAGCTCACTATCTTGGTTTGAATTAA